A stretch of Methanobacterium sp. Maddingley MBC34 DNA encodes these proteins:
- a CDS encoding putative transcriptional regulator (PFAM: Divergent AAA domain), producing the protein MNFIRILEEGEGTTVEFRESMGENGFKTVSAFSNTQGGTLFCGVSNTRNIVGFNSSEEPVHTITTKIINKMGINPSISCFDWEGKKILRIDVGKSPNPISYNGKYYKRVGITTTGILGDELRDFFLRGSNWDGLTNDYSLDEIDEESLLRFTRRAVKNGRLVIDDPEDISEILIKLNLLVDGKLTNAAIVLFGRDPQKYFTNALVRVLRFKDEVSVSDRRVTGNLFQQVEEAGEAIKNSINVKFEIKGKLTREEVWDYPLKAIREALINSIVHRDYFKYGIQTQIKIFDDKIWFFNPGELFGGMTIQKLKQLHPSSTRNPLIAEMFFKAGLVEVHGSGIHQIMKSFKNAGLPEPEFKEEFSGFSVYMMKNVFDKEYLISLGLNRSQIQAVSYMQEHGSLTMSDFLRISPGINERTLRRYLADLVDKKLVIAIGEKKGRKYELS; encoded by the coding sequence ATGAATTTTATCAGAATATTAGAAGAAGGGGAAGGAACCACAGTAGAATTTAGGGAATCTATGGGTGAAAATGGATTCAAAACTGTATCCGCATTTTCCAACACTCAAGGTGGTACCTTGTTCTGTGGGGTTTCCAATACCCGAAATATTGTTGGTTTCAATAGTAGTGAGGAACCAGTTCACACCATCACCACTAAAATAATTAATAAAATGGGGATTAACCCTTCCATTTCCTGCTTTGACTGGGAAGGGAAGAAGATTTTGCGGATAGATGTTGGAAAAAGTCCCAATCCAATTTCATACAATGGAAAGTACTATAAAAGAGTTGGGATCACAACTACTGGAATATTAGGTGATGAACTAAGGGATTTCTTTTTACGTGGAAGTAACTGGGATGGTCTGACCAATGATTACAGTCTGGATGAAATAGATGAGGAATCTCTTCTAAGATTCACTCGAAGAGCTGTAAAGAACGGTAGACTGGTTATAGATGATCCTGAGGATATATCTGAAATACTCATTAAATTGAATCTTTTAGTTGATGGGAAACTCACCAATGCTGCTATTGTTCTGTTTGGTCGGGATCCTCAGAAATATTTCACCAATGCACTGGTTCGGGTGTTAAGATTCAAGGATGAAGTTAGTGTTTCTGATAGGCGAGTTACCGGTAATCTGTTTCAGCAGGTTGAAGAAGCGGGTGAAGCCATAAAAAATTCTATAAATGTGAAATTTGAAATAAAAGGTAAATTAACACGGGAAGAGGTTTGGGATTATCCCCTTAAAGCCATACGTGAAGCTCTTATAAACTCCATTGTCCATAGGGATTATTTCAAATACGGAATTCAGACTCAAATTAAGATATTTGATGATAAGATCTGGTTCTTTAACCCGGGCGAACTCTTCGGTGGAATGACCATTCAAAAACTCAAACAACTCCATCCTTCATCAACTCGAAATCCCCTGATTGCAGAAATGTTTTTCAAGGCGGGCCTGGTTGAAGTCCATGGATCAGGCATACACCAGATAATGAAATCCTTTAAAAATGCAGGATTACCTGAGCCTGAATTTAAAGAAGAATTCTCGGGATTTTCTGTTTACATGATGAAAAATGTATTTGATAAGGAATATCTGATAAGTTTAGGTCTTAATCGTAGTCAGATCCAGGCAGTATCCTATATGCAGGAGCATGGTTCCTTAACTATGTCTGATTTCC